The following proteins come from a genomic window of Gossypium raimondii isolate GPD5lz chromosome 5, ASM2569854v1, whole genome shotgun sequence:
- the LOC105771186 gene encoding serine/threonine-protein kinase PBL35 codes for MADNNCDCWTFLKRGVCNSSSSTTHSANTIPRTSLVYDAATETRCLNASNRELFPPNEARLSSDNLDPPTSTKTKSPRQLLQFTFQELKSATGNFRPDSILGEGGFGYVFKGWIEENGTAPAKPGSGITVAVKSLKLDGLQGHREWVVEVAFLGQLHHPNLVKLIGYCIEEDHRLLVYEFMTRGSLENHLFRRTIPLPWSNRIKITLGAAKGLAFLHGGPEPVIYRDFKTSNILLDSEYNAKLSDFGLAKAGPQGDKTHVSTRVVGTYGYAAPEYVMTGHLTSKSDVYSFGVVLLEILTGRRSMDKKRPSGEQNLVTWARPYLADKRKLYQLVDPRLELNYSLKGVLKVSQLAYSCLHRDPKARPTMDEVVKVLSQLQDLNDLAILSHHSRLSQQGRRKKKPEGSKSTKDSPLNIGKHRKDEIKLQLCK; via the exons ATGGCTGACAACAACTGTGACTGTTGGACTTTCTTGAAACGTGGCGTTTGCAACTCCTCTTCTTCTACCACTCACTCTGCTAACACAATTCCCCGCACTAGTCTGGTTTATGATGCTG CTACTGAGACAAGATGTCTAAATGCTAGTAATAGAGAGTTGTTCCCTCCAAATGAAGCTCGTCTTTCATCTGATAATCTCGATCCACCAACATCCACAAAAACCAAATCACCACGACAGCTTCTTCAATTTACTTTTCAAGAGCTAAAATCTGCAACAGGGAACTTTAGACCTGACAGCATACTTGGTGAAGGTGGTTTTGGGTATGTCTTCAAAGGGTGGATAGAGGAAAATGGAACAGCACCGGCCAAACCAGGTTCAGGGATCACTGTTGCTGTCAAGAGTTTGAAACTGGATGGTCTTCAAGGCCACAGAGAATGGGTG GTTGAGGTTGCCTTCCTTGGACAACTTCATCATCCTAACCTTGTTAAACTCATTGGTTACTGCATTGAAGAGGATCACCGGTTGCTTGTCTATGAATTTATGACCCGAGGAAGTCTTGAAAACCATCTGTTTAGAA GGACAATACCTCTTCCCTGGTCAAATAGGATTAAGATCACACTTGGCGCAGCAAAAGGATTGGCTTTTCTTCATGGCGGTCCAGAACCAGTCATTTATAGAGATTTTAAAACATCCAACATTTTACTTGATTcg GAATATAATGCAAAGCTTTCAGATTTTGGTCTAGCAAAAGCTGGTCCTCAAGGAGACAAAACACATGTTTCTACTAGAGTTGTCGGAACCTATGGCTATGCTGCACCAGAGTATGTTATGACAG gaCACTTGACATCTAAAAGTGACGTTTACAGCTTCGGTGTTGTCTTACTCGAGATTTTGACCGGCCGAAGATCGATGGACAAGAAGCGTCCTAGTGGCGAGCAGAATCTAGTTACATGGGCTCGGCCGTATTTAGCTGACAAGAGAAAACTTTACCAACTGGTGGATCCCCGGTTAGAGCTAAATTATTCTCTTAAAGGGGTACTTAAAGTTTCTCAATTAGCTTACAGTTGCCTCCATAGGGACCCTAAAGCCCGTCCTACAATGGATGAAGTAGTGAAAGTCCTCTCTCAATTGCAAGACCTTAATGATCTCGCCATATTATCGCATCATTCTCGTCTATCTCAACAAGGGAGACGTAAAAAGAAACCAGAGGGATCCAAAAGCACCAAAGATTCCCCTTTGAATATTGGCAAACATAGGAAAGATGAAATCAAACTTCAATTATGTAAGTAG